AACGTGAACAACGTCCCAACCGACATCCCCGTGGCAATCACGGTGCCGATGTCGAACCGGCTCACCGCCCCCGCCCCGGTGGCCAGAATCAACGGCACCATGCCGAACACCATGGCCGCCGTGGTCATCAGCACCGGCCGCAACCGAATCGCCGCTGCCTCTTCGATTGCCTCGCGAACCCCAAGCCCCTTTTCCTCCCGCAGTTGGTTGGCAAACTCGACGATCAAGATCCCATGCTTGGTAATCAACCCGATCAAGGTCACCAACCCCACCTGCGTATAGATGTTCATGCTGGAAACCCCAAGGAACAGCGGCACCAGCGCCCCGCAGATGGACAGCGGCACGGTCACCAGGATCACCAGCGGATCCCGGAAGCTTTCGAATTGCGCCGCCAGCACCAGGAAGATCATCGCCAGCGCCAAACCGAAGGTCACCCACAATGCGCTGCCCTCCTGGACGAACTGCCGCGCCGTACCTGCATAGTCCACCGCAAAGCCCTCCGGCGCCTCCTCATGGGCGATCGTGCGCACGGTGTCCAGCGCCTCGCCCATGCTCACCAGCGGCACACCCTGGATGATCGCCGAGTTCAATTGCTGGAACTGATTGAGCTGACGAGGCCGGGCACGGTCGCTGAGGGTAATGAGCGTAGACAGGGGCAGTAACTGACCCTGTTCGTTCTTCACGTAATAGTTGTTCAACCAACCCGGCGTGGCGCGATAGGCGCGTTCGACCTGGGCAATCACTTTGTAGCTACGGCCTTCCAGGGTGAAACGGTTGATCTCCGCCTCGCCCAGCAAGGTGGCCAGAGTCCCGCCGAGGGTGTCCATCGACACGCCCATCTGCGCGGCCTTGGCGCGGTCGATGTCGATCATCACTTCAGGCTTGTCGAACGCCAGGTCGATGTCGAGGAAGGCGAACTTGCCGGAGGCTTGCGCACGCTCCTTGACCCGCTGGGCCACCTCCAGCAACGCCGTGTAGTCCCCGGCGGTGTTGATCACGAACTGGAACGGCAACCCCTCTCCGGTGCCAGGCAGTGACGGCAGGTTGAAGCCGAAGATCTGCAGGCCGCCGACCTCCTCGAGCTTGGCCTGGACCAACGGCAGCAGTTCCATCTGGGTACGCTGCCGCTCGCTCCATGGCTTGAGCAGAAAGCCTCCGATGCCGCTCTGCACGCCATTGAAACCGTTGATCTGGAACGACGAGTAATACTCGGGGAAGGTCTTGAACAGCGGTGTGAATTCGTCGGTGTAAGCGTTCAAGTAGTCCAGGTTGGCGGTCTGCGGCGAGTTGCTCATCATGAAGATCACACCCTGGTCTTCATTGGGCGCCAGTTCGCTCTGGGTGAACTTGAGCAGTACCGGGATCAGGCCCAGGATGATCACCGCGAACACCAGGACTACCGGCCTGCTGTTCAAGGTGCCGTGCAACAGGCGCTGGTAGCGCACCTTCAGCTGTTCGAAGAGCACGTCCAGGCGGTGGGCCAGGCCGCTGGGGTTCTGCTCGTGGCGCAGCAGCAGGGCGCACATCATCGGCGACAGGGTCAGGGCCACGACGCCCGAGATGATCACCGCCCCCGCCAGTGTCAGCGCGAACTCCTTGAACAACGCGCCGGTCAGCCCGGTGAGAAACCCGATGGGGGCGTACACCGCGGCCAGGGTGATGGTCATCGACACCACCGGCAGGGCAATCTCGCGGGCGCCTTCCAGTGCCGCGTCGCGGGGCGTCTTGCCTTCTTCGATATGGCGGTGGATGTTCTCCACCACGACGATGGCGTCGTCCACCACCAGGCCGATGGCCAGTACCATGGCCAGCAAGGTCAGCAGGTTCAGCGAATAGCCCATCATCTGCATGAAGAACAGCACGCCGATCATCGACAGCGGGATGGTCACCACCGGGATCAGCACCGAGCGCAGGGCACCGAGGAACAGGAACACCACGACGATGACGATCAGCACCGCCTCGCCGAGGGTCTTGATCACTTCGTTGATGGAAGCCTGGATGAACAGGGTGGCGTCGTAGGCGATGGACACTTTGAGGCCCGACGGCAACTGCTCTTCGAGTTGCGGCATGATCCGCCGTACTTCCTTGATTACTTGCAGCGGGTTGGCGGCAGGCGTGGCCTTGATGCCGATGTACACCGAAGGCGTGCCGTCGAACGAGCTGACTGTGTCGTAGTTCTCCGCGCCCATTTCAATGCGCGCTACGTCCCCCAGCAGCACCCGGCTGTCGCCGGCGATCTTGACCGGCAGGGCGGCGAAGGCCTCGGCGGACTTGAGCTCGGTGGTGGCATTGACGCTGGTGACCACGTACTCGCCTTTCACTTCACCGGCCGCGGCGAGGAAGTTGTAGTGGCGCACGGCGTTGGTCACGTCCACCGCCGACAGGCCGAAGCCGGCCAGTTTCACCGGGTCGATCCAGATACGCATGGCGAACAACTGGTTGCCGAGGATCTGCGCCTCGGCCATGCCCGGCAGCGTCGCCAGCTTGGGCTGGATCACCCGCGACAGGTAGTCAGTGATCTGCGGGTTGCTCATCTCGTTGCTGTAGAAGCTGATGTACATCAGCGCCGAAGCGTCGGCCGCCTCCTTGCTCAGCACCGGGTCCTCGGAATCCTGGGGCAGCTTGTTGCGCACCTCGTTGGCCTTGGCCAGCAGTTGGGTGAACAGGCGGTCGGTGTCGGAGCCGATACGTGCGTAGACCGAGATCACCGAGAAATTCTGCCGGCTCACCGAGGTCATGTAGTCGATGCCATCGGCGCTGGCCAGGCTCTGCTGCAGCGGCTGGGTGATGTAGCCCTGGATGGTTTCGGCGTTGGCCCCGGGGTAGGCGGTGGTCACCGTGATCAGGGCGTTCTCCATCTGCGGGTACTGGCGAATCTGCAGCTTGCTCCAGGCCTGCGCGCCCAGCAGCAGGATCAGCAGGCTGACCACGCAGGCCAGCACCGGGCGGCGGATGAACGGGTCGGTGAACGCCATGCCTGCCTCCTTCAGTGGGTGCCCGGCTTGAGCGCCTGCTCGCTGCTGATGCGAATCGCCGCGCCGGGCGCCAGCTTGAGCTGACCGGCAGTGACCACCTGGTCACCGGCCTGCAACCCTTTGCTGATCACCACCCAGCCGTCACGGCGCTCACCGGTCTGCACGGTGCGCTGCTCGGCGATCAGTTGCGGCTGGCCTTCGCTGTCGTCCAGCGGCTTGCCATCCTCGCCTTGCTTGCGGCTGACCAGGTACACCGAATTGCCATACAGGGTGTAGGTGATGGCGTTCTCCGGTACCACCACCTGCGGTTGCGGATCGGGCAGCAGCAGTTGGAGGCTGGCGAACATGCCGGGCAGTAGCTTGCCGTCTGGGTTGGCCAGGGTGGCGCGAACCAGCAGGTTGCGCGTGCTTTCCTCGACTTTCGGGTTGATTGCGCTAAGGCTGGCGGGGAAGGTCTGGCCCGGGTAGGCGGCCACTTGCACCAGCACCTGCTGGCCGAGGCTCAGGTGGGGTAGGGCCTGTTCGGGCACATTGAAATCGACGTACAGGCTCGACAGGTCCTGCAAGGTGGCGATCACCGTGCCGCTAGCCAGATAGGCGCCGACGTCCACCTGGCGAATGCCGATGGTGCCGCTGAACGGGGCGCTGATGCTCTTCTTCGCCAGCGACGCCTTGAGCTGGTCGACCACCGCCTGGTTGCGCCGATATTGGGTGGTGAGCCGATCAAACTCACCCCGTGAGATGGCCGAGTCGCCGACCAGCTGGCTACCGCGACCGAAGTCCACCTTCGCCAGGTTAAGGTCGGCCTGGGCGGTGCCCAGCAGGGCCGTTTCCTGTTCGCTGTCCAGTTGCAGCAGCAGTTGCCCGGCCTTCACCTTCTGCCCGGATTCGAAGTGCAGGGACTTCACCGTGCCGGCCACTTCAAGGCTCAGTTCGACGCCCTGATAGGCCTTCAGGCTGCCGACCGCCGGCAGGCGTTCCTGCCATTGGCGCAGCTCGGCCTGGGCCGCGGCGACGCTGACCGGTGGCTTGGGTGCCGAGAACATCTGTACCTGCCTGTAGATGGAGAAGGCCTTGAAGCCCCCCAGAATCAGCACGATCAGCAGGACGACGGCCAACATGATCAGCATGCGGCGGCGCAGCATAGGTCCGGTTCCCTGGATGCGAGGTGGTTGTTCGTCGTGCACGACCACGGGCGATCCGGCCCACGTGCGATGGGGAGAGTATTGTCGGTTTTTGCGAAAAGGGGAGGTGTGAGGGGGGCAACCAACCGTCTCCTATCGGCAATGACCTAGCAGTTTTACCAGTTACCAGTCATTGCGGGTTGTATTAAGTTCTTCGAAAACCGTGCACTTGCACACAAGGAGAGCAAAATGTCCAAAAGCGAAAAAATCAGTTCGATTCCCCCGGTTTGGGCTGACAACGTTGATTTGGAGTTTGACGGTAAGCCTTTGATCGCACCTCGCCTGTTTCTGGAACGCGGGCGTGCATATACATTGTTCCTGAAGCCTAAAACGGGAAGCACACTTATCGGTAAACCAGTCAGTTTGAAGTATGGTGATTCATCTGATTGGGTCGTCGTGAGTCCCCAAGGGGAGAGAGTATTGGCCGAGGAAGGCATGAAATGGGTCATCACTGGGAGTAATAATAGCGGGCAGTTTATTCTCCGTGTGGAGACACCGGCCTTGAATGATGAACCGTTGGTTTTGGTGGGGACGCTACAGTAGGCCAATTTTGTGACACCTACTGGCAGGTTCAGCTCGTAGGTGTCGGCTGGTCGGCGAACAGGGTTCAGACCTGGTGCAAGTGGTTGTCCCAGAACCCCGGCGGCAGGTTCATCGGTTGCCCGATCAGTTCCTGCTTGCGGCAATCGTAGAACCGACAACGCCCCTGCCCGGAAGTGACGACGAATCCAGCCATCACCGAACCGACCCCCTGCGCAATCGGACATCGTTGCATCGAGCTCCACCGCGCGGCTGTCCAGATCCCGGATGAACAGCCGACTGGCGCGTAGTGCAGTGAGCGCTACCAGGCGCAGCTCGCTGTGGATGGCGGCGCTGACCAGTGCTTGAGTGCCGAGAACATCTGAGCCTGCTTTTAGATGGAAAAGGCCTTGAAGCCCCCAGAATCAGCAGGACGATGGCCACATGATCAGCATGCGGCGGCGCAGCATAGGTCCGGTTCTCTGGATGTGAGGTGGTTGTTCGTCGCGCACGGGCACAGGCGATCCGGGCCACGTGCGATGGGGAGAGTATTGTCGGTTTTTGCGAAAAGGGGAGGTGTGAGAGTTCGCCGGCAAGCCGGCTCCTACAGGTTTTGACCTGGCATTTTTTCAGTTTTGCGAAATTGCAGATTTGATTAAGTTCTTTGAACCATCGTGCAAGAGCACATATCGGAGAATGACATGTCCAGCAGCAAAATGAAAAAATCGATCCCTCCCGCTTGGGATGAAAACATTCAGTTAATTTTTTGATGAGGAGCTTTTGACGGAGCCAAGCCGGCAACTGAAGCGCAACATCGAGCACAGTTTGGTCTTTAAGCCCAAGGAGGGAAGCGAACTAATCGGCGAGCCGATCGAAGTGCTGTATGAAGGCCCACCTGATCTGGGCATTACACTCCGTCCCATTAAGCCGCAAACGATGGTCGAAGACGGCATCAAGTGGACCATCATTGGAGGAAACAAGAGCGGGCTGTTTACCCTGAATGTGACGACACCGACCATGGTAGATGCACCTTTGAGTCTGAAGGCGGAGCAACTTTAAGCCAACTTGGCTGATGAGCCGACCAGCTCCTACGGACGGTGGCGCCACCCGTAGGAGCCGGCT
This genomic stretch from Pseudomonas entomophila L48 harbors:
- a CDS encoding multidrug efflux RND transporter permease subunit → MAFTDPFIRRPVLACVVSLLILLLGAQAWSKLQIRQYPQMENALITVTTAYPGANAETIQGYITQPLQQSLASADGIDYMTSVSRQNFSVISVYARIGSDTDRLFTQLLAKANEVRNKLPQDSEDPVLSKEAADASALMYISFYSNEMSNPQITDYLSRVIQPKLATLPGMAEAQILGNQLFAMRIWIDPVKLAGFGLSAVDVTNAVRHYNFLAAAGEVKGEYVVTSVNATTELKSAEAFAALPVKIAGDSRVLLGDVARIEMGAENYDTVSSFDGTPSVYIGIKATPAANPLQVIKEVRRIMPQLEEQLPSGLKVSIAYDATLFIQASINEVIKTLGEAVLIVIVVVFLFLGALRSVLIPVVTIPLSMIGVLFFMQMMGYSLNLLTLLAMVLAIGLVVDDAIVVVENIHRHIEEGKTPRDAALEGAREIALPVVSMTITLAAVYAPIGFLTGLTGALFKEFALTLAGAVIISGVVALTLSPMMCALLLRHEQNPSGLAHRLDVLFEQLKVRYQRLLHGTLNSRPVVLVFAVIILGLIPVLLKFTQSELAPNEDQGVIFMMSNSPQTANLDYLNAYTDEFTPLFKTFPEYYSSFQINGFNGVQSGIGGFLLKPWSERQRTQMELLPLVQAKLEEVGGLQIFGFNLPSLPGTGEGLPFQFVINTAGDYTALLEVAQRVKERAQASGKFAFLDIDLAFDKPEVMIDIDRAKAAQMGVSMDTLGGTLATLLGEAEINRFTLEGRSYKVIAQVERAYRATPGWLNNYYVKNEQGQLLPLSTLITLSDRARPRQLNQFQQLNSAIIQGVPLVSMGEALDTVRTIAHEEAPEGFAVDYAGTARQFVQEGSALWVTFGLALAMIFLVLAAQFESFRDPLVILVTVPLSICGALVPLFLGVSSMNIYTQVGLVTLIGLITKHGILIVEFANQLREEKGLGVREAIEEAAAIRLRPVLMTTAAMVFGMVPLILATGAGAVSRFDIGTVIATGMSVGTLFTLFVLPCIYTVLAHRGGREVA
- a CDS encoding efflux RND transporter periplasmic adaptor subunit, coding for MLRRRMLIMLAVVLLIVLILGGFKAFSIYRQVQMFSAPKPPVSVAAAQAELRQWQERLPAVGSLKAYQGVELSLEVAGTVKSLHFESGQKVKAGQLLLQLDSEQETALLGTAQADLNLAKVDFGRGSQLVGDSAISRGEFDRLTTQYRRNQAVVDQLKASLAKKSISAPFSGTIGIRQVDVGAYLASGTVIATLQDLSSLYVDFNVPEQALPHLSLGQQVLVQVAAYPGQTFPASLSAINPKVEESTRNLLVRATLANPDGKLLPGMFASLQLLLPDPQPQVVVPENAITYTLYGNSVYLVSRKQGEDGKPLDDSEGQPQLIAEQRTVQTGERRDGWVVISKGLQAGDQVVTAGQLKLAPGAAIRISSEQALKPGTH
- a CDS encoding DUF1513 domain-containing protein produces the protein MQRCPIAQGVGSVMAGFVVTSGQGRCRFYDCRKQELIGQPMNLPPGFWDNHLHQV